The stretch of DNA CTGCGACGATGATCGCGCCGGTCGCGATCGGGTCTATTCGGGCGGAACGAGACGGGATCGTTTTTTATCATGGCACGCCGCTGCGAACTCACCGGCAAGGCCGTTCAGGTCGGCCACCTCGTGAGCCACTCGAACCGCAAGACCAAGTGCCGGTTCCTGCCGAACCTGTGCAACGTCACCCTCCAGTCCGACGCGCTGGGCAAGCGCGTCCGCCTGCGGGTCACCGCGCACGCCCTGCGCTCGGTGGAGCACCGCGGCGGCCTCGACGCCTTCCTGATCAAGGCCGGCGAGGGCGACCTGTCGCAGACCGCCCGCCTCCTGAAGCGCGAGATCCACAAGAAGCTCGCCGAGGCCCCGGCCGCCGCGGCCTGAGGCTTCGGGCTTCGCGCCCACCATATCGGACGGGTTGAACCGCCGTGGCCCTGGAGGCCGCGGCGGTTTCCGCTTGCGCGTCAGGCGCACTGATCGGGAGGGCCCGTTCACGCGCTCATCCTGAGATGCCCGCGTCAGCAGGCCTCGACGGAGGGCTCCAGGAATCGCGCGGCTGGGTGGAGGGCTTCTTCGAGGGCTCCGCTTCGCTCCGG from Methylobacterium sp. PvR107 encodes:
- the rpmB gene encoding 50S ribosomal protein L28, translating into MARRCELTGKAVQVGHLVSHSNRKTKCRFLPNLCNVTLQSDALGKRVRLRVTAHALRSVEHRGGLDAFLIKAGEGDLSQTARLLKREIHKKLAEAPAAAA